One Glaciihabitans arcticus DNA window includes the following coding sequences:
- a CDS encoding diacylglycerol/lipid kinase family protein, with amino-acid sequence MNNQSLHAAVVYNPIKVDLENLKSLVNAAATEAGWGDSMWFATTEEEAGQRATASALRRGADVVLAAGGDGTVRAVAEGLRGSDVPIALLPSGTGNLLARNLDLDVTDLEGAIRSAFTDGERRVDLGLVEVTRESGEKETHAFLVMAGLGLDAKMMANTNPELKKAVGWLAYVDAGVRSVAELKPMRLNYRVDKKDVKTASVHTILIGNCGKLPGGLMVMPDAMPDDGILDIVAMRPQGRFGWLRVWNKVAWENGVLRKSAMGRKIIDLSKDVKDVMSFRGRELNLEVTPAQEFELDGDEYGEVVAMKAWVEERSLRVKDPVGV; translated from the coding sequence GTGAACAACCAGAGCCTCCATGCAGCCGTCGTGTACAACCCGATCAAAGTAGACCTTGAAAACCTCAAGTCGCTGGTGAATGCGGCGGCGACGGAGGCTGGCTGGGGAGACTCGATGTGGTTCGCCACAACCGAGGAAGAAGCTGGCCAGCGCGCCACCGCGAGCGCCCTGCGCCGAGGTGCCGACGTTGTGCTCGCGGCCGGCGGCGACGGCACGGTCCGCGCCGTCGCGGAGGGCCTCCGCGGCTCCGACGTTCCTATCGCCCTGCTGCCCTCGGGCACGGGCAACCTGCTCGCGCGCAACCTCGACCTCGACGTGACCGACCTCGAGGGTGCTATCCGCAGCGCCTTCACAGACGGCGAGCGCCGCGTGGACCTCGGGCTCGTCGAGGTCACGCGCGAGTCGGGTGAGAAGGAGACGCACGCGTTCCTCGTGATGGCCGGACTCGGCCTCGACGCGAAGATGATGGCCAACACCAATCCAGAGCTCAAGAAGGCAGTGGGCTGGCTTGCCTACGTCGACGCCGGGGTGCGCTCGGTCGCCGAACTGAAGCCGATGCGCCTCAACTATCGCGTCGACAAGAAGGACGTGAAGACCGCGAGCGTGCACACCATTCTCATCGGCAACTGCGGAAAACTCCCCGGTGGCCTGATGGTCATGCCCGACGCGATGCCGGACGACGGGATCCTCGACATCGTCGCGATGCGGCCGCAGGGCCGATTCGGCTGGCTGCGCGTCTGGAACAAGGTCGCGTGGGAGAACGGCGTACTGCGCAAGAGCGCCATGGGCCGCAAGATCATCGACCTCTCGAAGGACGTCAAGGACGTTATGTCCTTCCGTGGTCGCGAACTCAACCTCGAGGTCACCCCTGCACAGGAGTTCGAGCTCGACGGCGACGAGTACGGCGAAGTCGTGGCGATGAAGGCCTGGGTCGAGGAGCGCTCGCTGCGCGTCAAGGACCCCGTCGGCGTCTAG
- the pheA gene encoding prephenate dehydratase, with protein MSAAPAYSYLGPAGTFTEAALKQVPEAAGKVWHPVNNVGEALDDVVTGRSVAAMIAIENSVEGGVSATQDALANIPGLRIIGEFLVTVNFVLVARPGTTLADVKVVNAHPVAYAQTHLWLDAQLPTHGHIPAASNVAAAASLLLDKTADAAIAPPGITDHHDLVVLASDIGDNPNAQTRFVLVSRTVAVPEKTGSDKTSIIAELPDDRAGGLLDMLEQFATRGVNMSLLESRPIGDAMGRYRFVIDLDGHILDERVADALLGLKRFSPNVIFLGSYPRADKLEIEVTQRYGDEVFIEARDWLRGLISGEH; from the coding sequence ATGTCAGCAGCCCCCGCCTACAGCTACCTCGGACCGGCCGGTACGTTCACCGAGGCCGCGCTCAAGCAGGTTCCCGAGGCGGCCGGCAAGGTCTGGCACCCGGTGAACAACGTGGGCGAGGCGCTCGATGACGTCGTCACCGGGCGCAGTGTCGCCGCCATGATCGCGATCGAGAACTCGGTCGAGGGCGGGGTGAGCGCCACGCAGGACGCCCTCGCCAACATTCCGGGCCTCCGCATCATCGGCGAGTTCCTCGTCACGGTGAACTTCGTGCTCGTCGCGCGGCCGGGAACGACCCTCGCCGACGTGAAGGTCGTGAACGCGCATCCCGTCGCCTACGCACAGACGCACCTGTGGCTCGACGCGCAGCTGCCGACCCACGGTCACATCCCGGCGGCGTCGAATGTTGCGGCCGCGGCATCCCTTTTACTGGATAAAACGGCCGACGCCGCGATCGCGCCCCCCGGCATCACCGATCACCACGACCTGGTGGTGCTTGCGAGTGACATCGGCGACAACCCGAACGCGCAGACCCGCTTCGTGCTGGTGAGTCGCACGGTTGCGGTTCCCGAGAAGACGGGCAGCGACAAGACGAGCATCATTGCCGAGCTTCCGGATGACCGTGCCGGCGGCCTCCTCGACATGCTCGAGCAGTTCGCGACTCGCGGCGTCAACATGAGCCTGCTCGAGTCGCGTCCGATCGGTGATGCGATGGGGCGCTACCGCTTCGTGATCGATCTGGATGGCCACATCCTCGATGAGCGTGTCGCCGATGCCCTGCTCGGCCTCAAGCGCTTCTCACCGAACGTCATCTTCCTGGGCAGCTACCCGCGGGCCGACAAGCTCGAGATCGAGGTGACGCAGCGCTACGGCGACGAGGTCTTCATCGAGGCGCGTGACTGGCTGCGCGGCCTCATCAGCGGCGAGCACTAG